In Nycticebus coucang isolate mNycCou1 chromosome 9, mNycCou1.pri, whole genome shotgun sequence, the following are encoded in one genomic region:
- the MDC1 gene encoding mediator of DNA damage checkpoint protein 1 isoform X4, which translates to MYHRLDVPLPFVSRGPLTVEETPRAQEGNQLQRLPLAEDSEEEIDSLSETDMMKESRTTSSPLSMVVPDSDEEGPSLSPCDHGPPFVFSLDSDTDEEEGQQQVTGEVSFTARRGATAEAEQPAADGVTTQIQLEKDHPSVKERNNDTKIERDAGNGVVPVILKRSQPSGEDSDTDVEDESRPHGRPAEVHLERAQPCGIIDSDTDVEEEGILATPALFPVKKRQMFHGVGTRGARAPELAHLQESQAGSDTDVEKSEAPQAIPLEKSQASMVINSDTDDEEEVSAALTLARLKESQAIIWNRDTDVEDNGAQPVIFVEQSRTSSGRDSDTDVEEEGLPVEKRETIPEGHTEKDGAHVIAHSEENQLPLGDSDTDVEADKISLGIHLERSQASSSVDINTEVEEEGPSGPYVVHLEKHQVSVEGIYETDVETERWAAKLPMVPLEEAQPPLNEAYETDAEEGTSLAGSAVADVRKSQLPVEGDAGTEWAAVVPEWERALEVGTQGGSPVAQVEQDLIPISRENLTDLVVDTDTPKEPTQPYREGPRTPTGRERERHMGIAKDFEDNHDDSEDLDLQATQCFVERENQSLEVQSMEDEPTQAFLFIPPQEPDPSCCSFQASDEPWEVLATQPFCLRESEASDIQPIASHLKAHGSCLSSLRTTPQDQHPKSSDHTEPLEIHDNGMQIVDKDMSIPKETAERVTIERGPLKRKTKKLPPRGERDVTRDEESTRGIQGREQKLLARDAQRQEFDKKKKSTSPERDKESLKVETETSKKIQEKEIEKQTLTRETFEREVEQPIPEGECEPNESEVRVLTMMLGRGTQRRGPERGSQGQKGQASCPPAEPGMGAGDLQRPASASAPVASGSQSSGGRGVQVSLRRQQRGHLNCKMPPTEKTSSGDQESRDACLPPAETEALAPPQGSLVSQTQKHLAPQSLFSPFLPSLEPFIPKTRQKESQEAPETPLSSEVEPFHPKPKVRSRGLSRMTRSPVSSTPPEPYPTTPTDQPVTLEPTSRATRSRTNRSAVKNPDPVVPSASELQSSTFTSQPVTTKPITRATGGRTNTSSVKMPDPIVPTVPELHPSSSTDQAVNPKSISCATWGKTNRSSVKTSEPIIPTAPELQHSTSTDQSVTPKHTSRVTRGKANRSSVKTPEPIVHTAPELQPSTSIDQPVTPKPTSRATRGSTNRSSVNTPKSVVPIVPELQPITSTTQLVTSKPTSQVIRGKTNRFSVNIPEPFVPTSPEVQPSTSTEQPINPKPTFQATQSRTNRSSVKTPEPVVSTASELQSSTSTDQPVTPKHTSRVTRSRANRSSVKYSDPIVPIVPELQTSITTDQPVNLEHIPQTTRGRTNKSSVKTPEPIVPTPPELQPSTSTAQPVNPKHISRTTRGKTNRSSVKTPEPIVPTPPELQPSTSTAQPITPKPTSQATRGRTNTFSVKTPESVEPTTCDLEPPTPTDQPVTPKVIVEGSQSRTLRSSTISALPFLTTPEFQPSVTTGQPVPPEPVPQASCRRQRAAGKHGSLTSPIVYKPCSTSPEPKSQSSGNQRWGAVRAAESLTTIPEPAFPQLLEVPQIQEVEPTDRSGFTPEPQLKVSQSRKRALASSPPLPKRPQRGEVTQKTAFLKEEAEGTTEKPGKEEDVIPAPGKRKRHQAEEDPKEIPSRSLRRTKPNQESTAPKVLFTGVVDARGERAVLALGGSLASSVAEASHLVTDRIRRTVKFLCALGRGIPILSLDWLHQSRKAGCFLTPDEYLVADLEQEKNFGFSLQDALSRSRERRLLEGYEIHVTPGVQPPPPQMGEIISCCGGTFLPSMPRSYKPKRVVITCPQDFPRCSIPLRVGLPLLSPEFLLTGVLKQEAKPEAFVLSTLEMSST; encoded by the exons ATG TACCATCGCCTAGATGTCCCCCTGCCCTTTGTCTCTCGGGGTCCTCTAACTGTAGAGGAGACACCCAGGGCACAGGAAGGAAATCAACTCCAGAGACTTCCATTGGCTGAGGACTCAGAAGAAGAAATTG ATTCTCTTTCTGAAACGGATATGATGAAAGAATCAAGAACCACATCCTCTCCTTTGTCAATGGTAGTTCCAGACAG TGATGAAGAGGGgccttccctttccccatgtgACCATGGGCCACCTTTTGTCTTCAGCTTAGACAGTGACACAGATGAGGAGGAAGGTCAACAACAAGTAACAGGGGAAGTTTCCTTCACTGCCAGAAGAGGTGCTACTGCAGAAGCAGAGCAGCCTGCAGCTGATGGAGTTACAACCCAAATCCAGCTTGAAAAGGATCATCCTTCAGTGAAAGAGAGAAACAATGACACAAAAATTGAAAGGGATGCAGGAAATGGAGTGGTTCCAGTGATTCTGAAGAGGAGCCAACCTTCTGGGGAGGACAGTGATACAGATGTGGAAGATGAGAGCAGACCTCATGGAAGGCCAGCTGAGGTCCATTTGGAAAGGGCCCAGCCTTGTGGCATTATTGACAGTGATACTGATGTGGAAGAAGAGGGAATCCTGGCAACCCCAGCTCTATTTCCTGTGAAGAAGAGGCAAATGTTCCATGGAGTTGGCACAAGGGGTGCTAGAGCACCTGAATTGGCACATCTGCAGGAGAGCCAGGCTGGCAGTGATACAGATGTAGAGAAAAGTGAGGCTCCACAGGCCATCCCACTGGAGAAAAGCCAGGCCTCCATGGTGATCAACAGTGATACAGATGATGAGGAAGAAGTCTCAGCAGCACTCACTTTAGCACGTCTGAAAGAGAGCCAAGCTATTATATGGAACAGAGATACAGATGTGGAAGATAACGGGGCCCAACCTGTGATCTTTGTGGAGCAAAGCCGAACCTCCAGTGGAAGAGACAGTGACACAGATGTAGAAGAGGAAGGGCTCCCAGTGGAAAAGAGAGAAACCATCCCTGAGGGTCACACAGAAAAAGATGGAGCCCATGTCATAGCACATTCAGAAGAAAACCAACTTCCTCTTGGGGATAGTGATACAGATGTAGAAGCTGATAAGATCTCACTTGGGATCCACCTGGAGAGAAGCCAAGCCTCCAGCTCAGTGGATATCAACACAGAAGTGGAGGAGGAAGGCCCATCAGGGCCATACGTTGTACATCTAGAGAAGCATCAGGTGTCTGTGGAGGGGATATATGAAACAGATGTGGAAACAGAGAGGTGGGCAGCAAAGCTGCCCATGGTACCTCTAGAGGAAGCCCAGCCTCCTCTGAATGAGGCCTATGAAACAGATGCAGAGGAAGGCACATCCTTAGCAGGCTCAGCAGTGGCAGATGTAAGAAAGAGCCAGCTTCCAGTAGAAGGGGATGCTGGGACGGAGTGGGCTGCAGTTGTTCCTGAGTGGGAAAGAGCTCTTGAAGTGGGGACCCAGGGTGGGTCACCTGTGGCACAAGTGGAGCAGGACCTTATCCCTATCTCAAGGGAGAACCTCACAGATCTGGTGGTGGACACCGACACTCCAAAGGAACCCACCCAGCCCTACAGAGAAGGACCCCGGACTCccacaggaagagagagagaacgaCACATGGGGATAGCCAAGGACTTTGAAGACAACCATGATG ATTCTGAAGATCTGGACCTACAGGCTACTCAGTGCTTTGTGGAGAGAGAGAATCAGAGCCTGGAAG TCCAGAGCATGGAAGATGAACCCACACAGGCCTTCCTGTTTATTCCACCCCAAGAGCCTGACCCTTCCTGTTGCAGCTTCCAGGCCTCAG ATGAGCCATGGGAGGTCCTGGCTACACAGCCATTCTGTCTGAGAGAATCTGAAGCCTCTGATATCCAGCCCATTGCCAGTCACCTTAAGGCTCATGGATCTTGCCTGTCTTCACTTAGGACAACACCACAAGACCAACATCCGAAGAGCTCAGATCACACAGAGCCTTTGGAGATTCATGACAATGGAATGCAGATTGTGGATAAAGACATGAGTATACCAAAAGAAACTGCAGAGAGGGTGACCATTGAGAGAGGGCCATTGAAGCGGAAAACCAAGAAACTGCCACCAAGAGGAGAAAGAGATGTAACAAGAGATGAAGAATCAACCAGAGGGATACAGGGCAGAGAACAAAAATTGTTAGCTAGAGACGCTCAGAGACAAGAgtttgacaaaaaaaagaaaagtacaagtcCTGAAAGGGATAAGGAGAGTTTGAAGGTAGAAACTGAGacatccaagaaaatacaagagaaagaaatagagaaacagaCCCTCACAAGAGAAACATTTGAGAGAGAAGTAGAGCAACCAATACCAGAAGGAGAGTGTGAGCCAAACGAATCGGAAGTAAGGGTACTCACAATGATGCTGGGGAGAGGCACACAGAGAAGGGGGCCAGAGAGGGGGAGCCAGGGCCAGAAAGGGCAGGCCTCCTGCCCACCAGCAGAGCCTGGAATGGGAGCAGGGGATCTTCAGAGGCCTGCTTCAGCCTCAGCCCCAGTAGCTTCTGGGAGCCAGTCAAGTGGAGGAAGGGGAGTCCAAGTGAGCCTCAGGAGGCAGCAGAGAG GCCACCTGAATTGCAAGATGCCACCTACTGAGAAGACTTCCTCG GGTGATCAGGAATCCCGAGATGCTTGTCTGCCTCCTGCAGAGACTGAAGCCTTAGCTCCACCCCAAGGCTCCCTTGTCTCTCAGACCCAAAAACATCTTGCACCTCAgtcccttttttctccttttctacctTCTCTTGAGCCATTCATTCCTAAAACCAGGCAAAAGGAGAGTCAGGAGGCTCCAGAGACCCCCTTGTCCTCAGAGGTGGAACCTTTCCACCCAAAGCCTAAAGTCAGATCTCGGGGTTTGTCCAGGATGACACGCTCTCCAGTTTCCTCTACTCCCCCTGAGCCCTACCCTACCACCCCCACAGATCAGCCTGTCACCCTGGAGCCCACATCTCGGGCCACTCGGAGCAGGACAAATAGGTCCGCTGTCAAGAACCCTGACCCAGTTGTTCCTTCAGCCTCTGAGCTCCAATCTTCCACTTTTACATCCCAGCCTGTCACCACAAAGCCCATAACTCGGGCCACTGGGGGCAGGACAAATACATCTTCTGTTAAAATGCCTGACCCAATTGTTCCCACAGTCCCTGAGCTTCACCCTTCTTCTTCCACAGACCAGGCTGTCAACCCCAAGTCCATATCTTGTGCCACTTGGGGCAAGACAAATAGATCCTCTGTCAAGACTTCTGAACCAATTATCCCCAcagctcctgagctccagcattCCACTTCCACGGACCAGTCTGTCACCCCAAAGCACACATCTCGGGTCACTCGGGGCAAGGCAAATAGGTCCTCTGTCAAGACTCCTGAACCAATTGTCCACACAGCCCCTGAGCTCCAGCCTTCCACTTCCATAGACCAACCTGTCACCCCAAAGCCCACATCTCGGGCCACTCGGGGCAGCACAAATAGGTCCTCTGTCAATACTCCTAAATCAGTTGTCCCCATAGTCCCTGAGCTCCAGCCTATCACTTCCACAACCCAGCTTGTCACCTCAAAGCCCACATCTCAGGTCATTAGGGGCAAAACAAATAGATTTTCTGTTAACATTCCAGAACCATTTGTCCCCACATCTCCCGAGGTCCAGCCTTCTACCTCCACAGAACAGCCTATCAACCCAAAGCCCACATTTCAGGCCACTCAGAGCAGGACAAATAGGTCCTCTGTCAAGACCCCTGAACCAGTTGTCTCCACAGCATCTGAGCTCCAGTCTTCCACTTCCACAGACCAACCTGTCACCCCAAAGCATACATCTCGGGTCACTCGGAGCAGGGCAAATAGATCATCTGTCAAGTACTCTGACCCAATTGTCCCCATAGTCCCTGAGCTCCAGACTTCCATTACCACAGACCAGCCTGTCAACCTCGAGCACATACCTCAGACCACTCGAGGCAGAACAAATAAGTCTTCTGTCAAGACTCCTGAACCAATTGTCCCCACACCCCCTGAGCTCCAACCTTCCACTTCCACAGCCCAGCCTGTCAACCCCAAGCACATATCAAGAACCACTCGGGGCAAGACAAATAGGTCCTCTGTCAAGACTCCTGAACCAATTGTCCCCACACCCCCTGAGCTCCAACCTTCCACTTCCACAGCCCAGCCTATCACCCCAAAGCCCACATCTCAGGCTACTCGAGGCAGAACAAATACATTCTCTGTTAAGACCCCTGAATCAGTTGAACCCACAACTTGTGATCTTGAGCCTCCCACTCCCACAGACCAACCTGTCACCCCCAAGGTCATAGTTGAGGGTAGTCAAAGCAGGACACTAAGATCTTCTACAATAAGTGCTTTGCCTTTTCTTACCACCCCTGAATTTCAGCCTTCTGTCACCACAGGCCAGCCTGTTCCCCCTGAGCCTGTTCCTCAAGCCAGTTGCAGAAGACAGAGAGCTGCTGGGAAGCATGGCTCCCTCACATCTCCCATTGTCTATAAACCTTGCTCTACATCCCCTGAACCTAAATCCCAATCCTCAGGGAACCAAAGGTGGGGAGCAGTGAGGGCAGCTGAGTCCCTTACAACCATTCCTGAGCCTGCATTTCCACAGCTGCTTGAGGTACCCCAGATCCAAGAGGTGGAACCAACAGATAGATCTGGGTTCACCCCTGAGCCCCAGCTTAAGGTCTCTCAGAGCCGCAAAAGGGCTTTAGCCTCTTCACCCCCACTTCCAAAACGGCCCCAAAGAGGGGAAGTCACCCAGAAGACAGCGTTTCTCAAGGAAGAGGCAGAAGGCACCACAGAGAAGCCAGGAAAGGAAGAG GATGTGATTCCAGcaccaggcaagagaaagagacacCAGGCAGAGGAGGATCCCAAGGAAATACCAAGCCGCAGCCTCAGACGGACTAAACCTAACCAAGAATCAACAGCCCCCAAA GTGCTCTTCACAGGAGTGGTGGATGCTCGGGGAGAGCGGGCCGTGCTGGCACTGGGGGGAAGTCTGGCCAGCTCAGTGGCAGAAGCTTCTCATCTGGTCACTGATCGAATCCGCCGGACAGTCAAATTCCTGTGTGCCTTGGGGCGGGGGATCCCCATCCTTTCACTGGACTGGCTGCATCAG TCCCGCAAGGCTGGTTGCTTCTTGACCCCAGATGAATATCTAGTGGCTGATCTTGAGCAGGAGAAGAACTTTGGGTTCAGCCTTCAAGATGCTCTGAGCCGTTCTCGGGAGCGAAGGCTGCTGGAG gGCTATGAGATTCATGTGACCCCTGGAGTCCAGCCACCCCCACCTCAGATGGGAGAGATCATCAGCTGCTGTGGAGGCACTTTCCTCCCCAGCATGCCCCGGTCCTATAAG CCTAAAAGAGTTGTGATCACATGCCCCCAGGACTTCCCTCGTTGCTCCATTCCTTTGAGGGTTGGGCTGCCCCTCCTCTCACCTGAATTCCTGCTGACAGGTGTGCTGAAGCAGGAAGCCAAGCCAGAGGCCTTTGTCCTTTCTACTTTGGAAATGTCATCCACCTGA